One Halorussus salinus genomic region harbors:
- a CDS encoding 2-oxo acid dehydrogenase subunit E2 gives MNVLVERELDGGRIGVPHVVRAANRRSVRSIHDEIRRVQADAASGPEGGLAALARRLPGFVRRQLWRLPQWFPSRWKDLAGTVAVSSVGMFASGNGWAVSPTNYTLQLNVGGIGTKPGLVDGELRSREFLSLTVTFDHDVVDGAPAARFVRPLGERLEAGTGLDAAFDE, from the coding sequence GTGAACGTTCTCGTCGAACGGGAACTCGACGGCGGGCGAATCGGCGTCCCCCACGTCGTCCGAGCGGCCAATCGGCGGTCGGTCCGGTCGATTCACGACGAGATTCGGCGCGTCCAAGCGGACGCCGCGAGCGGCCCCGAAGGCGGACTCGCCGCGCTCGCCCGCCGCCTCCCCGGATTCGTCCGCAGACAACTCTGGCGACTCCCGCAGTGGTTCCCGTCACGGTGGAAGGACCTCGCTGGCACCGTCGCGGTCTCCTCGGTCGGGATGTTCGCCAGCGGAAACGGGTGGGCCGTCAGTCCCACGAACTACACTCTCCAACTCAACGTCGGCGGTATCGGCACCAAACCGGGCCTCGTCGATGGCGAACTCCGGTCCCGAGAGTTCCTGAGTCTCACCGTCACCTTCGACCACGATGTCGTGGACGGAGCGCCCGCCGCGCGGTTCGTCCGACCTCTCGGCGAACGGCTGGAAGCCGGGACCGGTCTCGACGCCGCGTTCGACGAATGA
- a CDS encoding type B DNA-directed DNA polymerase: MPYKIDFFDGEAVEWTLTEEGATNERVLDYTPTFYVGRGEGDEQSLADAQATLEQFLTVARTSVEEWRPGFRHDAEAMIRVDVTSVEEVSRLARWIREWGDPGEYRCFNVDFSREFRYCLEQGCSPTPEREVSTLAIEGRAHEFEDEEVPALSVGGEQVGRSPDRALRRIEETVARRDPDVLVVDSAQLLAELHALADRLGYDLQLGRRPGFQQLARESTYTSYGQVGHSPARYNVPGRVVIDRSNTFFYDETNIAGCIDLVERSGKPLQELSWASIGNVLTAIQIREALSRRVLVPWQAWRPEQFKTMGQLQDADRGGFTFAPDVGVHEEVHELDFSSLYPNIICEYNVSPEKIRCDGHRGRDDVPGLGYCICDERGYLPDVLQPLIDARDEIKAEIRATDDDERLAELEGRSGAIKWILVSCFGYQGFSNAKFGRIECHEAINAFAREILLDAKERLEDGGWRVVHGIVDSIWVTPRESVEQESLDDLAEEITAEVGIRLEYEAEYDWTAFVPLRDSEAGALTKYFGSVAGEAEYKYRGIECRQRSTSAFVADVQRDCIEVYDEYRTPEAVCDRVAAALRRLREGDVNPEELAVKSRVSKHVEEYHRSTRTVAAFESAADVGRDVRPGQSVEYVVVDDAKSSRDRVALVSEAEEYDAEYYAEQVIRAAESVLSPLGWRESEIRGYLADREDASLSRY; this comes from the coding sequence ATGCCCTACAAAATAGACTTTTTCGACGGCGAGGCCGTCGAGTGGACGCTGACCGAGGAGGGCGCGACGAACGAGCGTGTCCTCGATTACACCCCGACGTTCTATGTCGGCCGCGGTGAGGGTGACGAGCAGTCGCTCGCGGACGCACAGGCGACGCTTGAACAGTTCCTGACGGTCGCGCGGACGAGCGTCGAGGAGTGGCGGCCGGGCTTTCGCCACGACGCCGAGGCGATGATTCGCGTGGATGTAACGAGCGTCGAGGAGGTGTCGCGTCTCGCTCGCTGGATTCGGGAGTGGGGCGACCCCGGCGAGTATCGCTGTTTCAACGTGGACTTCTCGCGGGAGTTCCGGTACTGTCTCGAACAGGGGTGTTCGCCCACGCCCGAGCGCGAGGTTTCGACGCTCGCTATCGAGGGGCGGGCGCACGAGTTCGAAGACGAGGAGGTGCCCGCGCTGTCGGTCGGCGGCGAGCAGGTGGGTCGGTCGCCCGACCGAGCCTTGCGGCGCATCGAGGAGACTGTCGCCCGTCGGGACCCGGACGTGCTGGTCGTAGACTCGGCGCAACTCCTCGCGGAGCTGCACGCGCTGGCGGATCGCCTCGGCTACGACCTGCAACTTGGGCGGCGACCGGGCTTCCAGCAACTCGCCCGCGAATCGACCTATACCAGCTACGGGCAGGTCGGCCACTCGCCCGCCCGCTACAACGTGCCCGGCAGGGTGGTTATCGACCGCTCGAACACGTTCTTCTACGACGAGACGAACATCGCGGGCTGTATCGACCTCGTAGAGCGGTCCGGGAAGCCCTTACAGGAACTGTCGTGGGCGTCCATCGGGAACGTCCTGACCGCGATTCAAATTCGGGAGGCGCTCTCTCGGCGCGTGCTGGTGCCGTGGCAGGCGTGGCGGCCCGAGCAGTTCAAGACGATGGGGCAGCTTCAGGACGCCGACCGCGGCGGGTTCACGTTCGCGCCCGACGTGGGCGTTCACGAGGAGGTCCACGAACTCGATTTCTCGTCGCTCTACCCAAACATTATCTGTGAGTACAATGTCTCGCCGGAGAAGATTCGGTGCGACGGTCACCGTGGTCGAGACGACGTTCCGGGGCTTGGGTACTGCATCTGCGACGAGCGCGGGTATCTCCCGGACGTGCTACAACCGCTCATCGACGCTCGCGACGAGATTAAAGCCGAGATTCGCGCGACCGACGACGACGAGCGACTGGCCGAACTTGAAGGGCGGTCGGGGGCTATCAAGTGGATACTGGTGTCGTGTTTCGGGTATCAGGGCTTCTCGAACGCGAAGTTCGGCCGTATCGAGTGCCACGAAGCGATTAATGCCTTTGCTCGTGAGATTCTGCTCGACGCGAAAGAGCGACTGGAGGACGGCGGGTGGCGCGTGGTGCATGGGATTGTCGATAGCATCTGGGTTACTCCTCGGGAAAGCGTCGAGCAGGAGTCGCTGGACGATTTGGCTGAGGAGATCACCGCCGAGGTGGGGATTCGGTTGGAGTACGAGGCCGAGTACGACTGGACGGCGTTCGTGCCGTTACGCGACAGCGAGGCCGGGGCGTTGACGAAATACTTCGGGTCGGTAGCGGGCGAAGCCGAGTACAAGTATCGCGGCATCGAGTGTCGCCAGCGGAGTACGTCGGCGTTCGTCGCCGACGTGCAACGAGACTGTATCGAGGTCTACGACGAGTACCGGACGCCTGAGGCGGTCTGCGACCGCGTGGCCGCGGCGCTTCGGCGGCTACGCGAGGGCGACGTAAACCCCGAGGAGTTGGCGGTGAAGTCGCGGGTGTCGAAGCACGTCGAGGAGTACCACCGCTCGACGCGGACGGTTGCGGCGTTTGAATCGGCCGCAGATGTGGGCCGGGACGTGCGGCCGGGGCAGTCGGTCGAGTACGTGGTCGTAGACGACGCGAAGTCGTCTCGTGACCGGGTGGCGTTGGTCAGTGAGGCCGAGGAGTACGACGCGGAGTACTACGCCGAGCAGGTGATTCGCGCTGCCGAGAGCGTGCTATCACCGCTCGGGTGGCGCGAGAGTGAAATTCGTGGGTATCTAGCCGATAGGGAGGACGCGAGTCTGAGTCGGTATTAG
- a CDS encoding class I SAM-dependent methyltransferase, whose amino-acid sequence MTTWDDRFRNGDYPQDPDPSPVLRRYVDSFPDGRALDVATGTGRNAVFLAEEGYQVDGIDKSGEGLRIARRNAADRGVADRTNWIRADISSYTFPESTYDVITISFYRAVDRFPDVKEALAPGGVLFVQHHLRTSDPVESGPSGDRYRFAANELLHSCLDLTVLYYDERTERRADGRSGALTQIVARNSSGNHQSYPRASLAEDDGQS is encoded by the coding sequence ATGACGACGTGGGACGACCGATTCAGGAACGGCGACTACCCCCAAGACCCCGACCCGTCACCGGTTCTTCGCCGGTACGTCGATAGCTTTCCGGACGGACGGGCGCTAGACGTCGCGACGGGTACCGGGCGAAACGCCGTCTTCCTCGCCGAGGAGGGCTATCAGGTGGACGGTATCGACAAGTCCGGCGAGGGACTCCGAATCGCGCGCCGGAACGCGGCCGACCGCGGCGTCGCCGACCGCACGAACTGGATTCGGGCCGATATCTCCTCGTACACCTTCCCGGAGTCCACCTACGACGTGATTACCATCAGCTTCTATCGCGCCGTGGACCGGTTTCCGGACGTCAAGGAGGCGCTCGCGCCGGGCGGCGTCCTCTTCGTCCAGCACCACCTCCGAACGTCGGACCCGGTCGAATCGGGACCCAGCGGCGACCGCTACCGCTTCGCCGCCAACGAACTCCTCCACTCGTGTCTCGACTTGACGGTGCTGTACTACGACGAGCGCACGGAACGCCGCGCCGACGGGCGCTCGGGTGCCCTCACCCAAATCGTCGCGCGAAACTCGTCGGGCAACCACCAGTCGTATCCGCGGGCCTCGCTCGCCGAAGACGACGGTCAGTCGTGA
- a CDS encoding PadR family transcriptional regulator: MPPLHDYTALERDMCFLLAEHDDPSGHDLGDALDKLYSSGASQSSVYPVLKTLRSDGLVEKRASEGYGSAYVLTEEGREAVREYSEWVGGRVPEE, translated from the coding sequence ATGCCACCCCTCCACGACTATACCGCCCTCGAACGCGACATGTGTTTTCTCCTCGCCGAACACGACGACCCCTCAGGCCACGACCTCGGTGATGCGCTGGATAAACTGTACTCCTCGGGTGCAAGTCAATCGAGCGTCTACCCGGTGCTGAAAACGCTCCGTAGCGATGGTCTGGTTGAGAAGCGCGCGAGCGAAGGCTACGGGAGCGCCTACGTGCTGACCGAGGAGGGCCGTGAGGCAGTACGGGAGTATAGCGAGTGGGTTGGGGGGCGAGTGCCCGAGGAGTGA
- a CDS encoding HNH endonuclease, with translation MSSETPTNGCGNDSALFKVETKESTIEGNKHLRRFHEREGSILTFESRKQAEIEAIHLSYIGTRDLRIQTVAKNDTTPADAYLIPTGGSRHGYGRTTENATTGWEKKRKEVLNRDDFICQECKRTGGPAGEVQLHVDHVTPKSAGGTDETSNLRTLCKECHLEKHGSTPRSSFQTDDEIARAVVRTANAAQYPIFTIFELKDELEIGSNAIKRLRSVMSELEKWDNWGEIEAEYGSVYFKREANIDRKSIEILGGQVAYQNYLLDSGTAVRRLDDKQSTSLSDFS, from the coding sequence ATGAGTTCAGAGACTCCTACTAATGGCTGCGGCAACGATTCTGCCCTATTTAAAGTGGAAACCAAGGAGTCTACTATCGAGGGGAACAAACATCTTCGCCGATTTCACGAGCGTGAAGGCTCTATTTTGACGTTTGAGTCTCGTAAGCAGGCCGAGATTGAAGCGATTCACCTCTCCTACATCGGGACAAGGGACCTCCGAATTCAAACGGTTGCAAAGAACGATACTACTCCTGCAGATGCATACCTAATTCCGACAGGAGGGTCGCGTCATGGTTATGGACGAACAACGGAGAATGCGACCACAGGATGGGAGAAAAAGCGAAAAGAGGTGCTAAATCGGGATGACTTCATTTGCCAGGAATGCAAGAGAACGGGTGGCCCAGCGGGAGAGGTGCAACTTCACGTTGATCATGTCACCCCAAAGAGCGCTGGCGGAACAGACGAGACCTCAAATCTTCGAACTCTCTGTAAGGAATGCCACCTCGAAAAGCATGGGAGTACGCCTCGTTCGTCCTTCCAAACAGACGATGAGATCGCTAGGGCTGTCGTTCGTACCGCTAACGCTGCTCAGTATCCGATTTTCACGATTTTCGAACTAAAGGATGAACTCGAAATCGGCTCTAATGCAATAAAGCGACTACGGAGCGTGATGTCGGAATTGGAGAAATGGGATAACTGGGGGGAAATAGAAGCAGAATACGGGAGTGTCTACTTCAAAAGAGAGGCGAACATAGATCGGAAATCAATCGAGATTCTTGGTGGGCAGGTAGCCTATCAGAATTATCTCTTGGATAGTGGTACTGCAGTACGGAGGCTTGACGATAAACAGAGTACGTCACTTTCAGATTTTAGCTAA
- a CDS encoding CAP domain-containing protein: MGTCSHCGTSDALTRDCNHCGKEVCGEHTLPENHDCPAVDLFGDDSKHLQSDLDARRDSDTETNDSQQFTCRDCGDSYEYFADAQHCCQTTREPIANPDTHSGTGRNEKNADFPSSPDVNTDGSIKDDNLTDELDRIRDSATNDGGVLSALSQKFELTWLKFKLATPSLRTVLVVLLLGLATTGQLGLAPIPGFPVDTSPAESLLDDSQGAVANATETRQSTSASSDEGDSALLGDDLNRTKIEYLVHEGINDRRRDRGLQPLDFDTELRTIARYHSHDMGDQQYFAHTAPDGETMEDRYEKYDYSCKVSMDGNQYATGAENIAYTYAHEDVIRENGEQVYYSNEKELARGLVNQWMNSTGHRENILRDYWQNEGIGIYVVEIDGKTRVYATQNFC; encoded by the coding sequence ATGGGAACCTGTTCGCACTGTGGAACATCCGACGCTCTGACCCGTGACTGCAACCACTGCGGGAAAGAAGTCTGCGGTGAACACACCCTCCCCGAGAACCACGACTGCCCTGCTGTCGATCTCTTTGGCGACGACTCGAAGCACTTGCAGAGCGACCTCGACGCTCGGCGCGACTCGGATACCGAAACGAACGACTCTCAGCAGTTCACCTGTCGCGACTGCGGTGATTCCTACGAGTACTTCGCCGACGCCCAACACTGTTGTCAAACGACGCGCGAACCGATAGCGAATCCCGATACGCATAGTGGAACCGGACGAAACGAGAAGAACGCGGACTTCCCGTCCAGTCCGGATGTCAACACCGACGGGTCAATCAAGGACGACAACCTCACCGACGAACTCGACCGCATCCGCGACTCCGCGACCAACGACGGCGGTGTTCTGAGCGCCCTCTCACAGAAGTTCGAACTAACGTGGCTCAAATTCAAGCTGGCGACGCCGAGTCTCCGAACAGTTCTCGTCGTGCTACTTCTCGGACTCGCCACCACTGGCCAGCTTGGCCTCGCGCCAATTCCGGGCTTCCCGGTCGATACCTCACCCGCCGAGTCGTTGCTGGACGACTCGCAAGGCGCGGTCGCGAACGCCACCGAAACACGCCAGTCCACGTCAGCGTCGAGCGACGAAGGTGATTCCGCCCTCCTCGGGGACGACCTCAATCGAACCAAAATCGAGTATCTGGTTCACGAAGGCATCAACGACCGCCGACGAGACCGTGGCCTCCAACCGCTGGACTTCGATACCGAACTCCGAACTATCGCCCGCTACCACAGCCACGACATGGGAGACCAACAGTACTTCGCTCACACTGCACCCGACGGCGAGACGATGGAGGACCGCTACGAGAAGTACGACTACTCCTGTAAGGTGTCGATGGATGGAAACCAGTACGCCACCGGTGCTGAGAACATCGCGTACACTTACGCTCACGAGGACGTGATTCGTGAGAACGGCGAGCAGGTCTACTACTCGAACGAGAAGGAACTAGCCCGTGGTCTCGTGAACCAGTGGATGAACTCAACCGGCCACCGCGAGAACATCCTGCGAGACTACTGGCAGAACGAAGGTATCGGCATCTACGTTGTCGAAATCGACGGGAAAACTCGGGTGTACGCGACGCAGAACTTCTGCTAA